In one Ktedonobacteraceae bacterium genomic region, the following are encoded:
- a CDS encoding helix-turn-helix domain-containing protein, which yields MPEQMDELLTVREVARRLRVDDTTVRRWIKNGALEAVTLPHSGKRQAYRVKKSTMDKLLQSPQLPA from the coding sequence ATGCCAGAACAAATGGATGAACTACTAACTGTGCGTGAAGTCGCTCGCCGTTTGCGAGTCGACGACACCACCGTGCGCCGCTGGATTAAAAATGGCGCTCTCGAAGCCGTGACCCTTCCTCATAGTGGGAAACGCCAGGCCTACCGTGTCAAGAAATCCACTATGGATAAGCTGCTTCAGAGTCCCCAGTTGCCCGCGTAG
- a CDS encoding transposase, producing MCKHAYKFRLYPTRKQEQLLTWTLDRARELYNAALQERKDASRMAGKTINYYDQANQLPEIKEMRQEYQHIHSQVLQDVLRRVDKAIKAFFRRVKAGEKPGYPRFQGRNRYDSFCYPQGGYSLTADNRICLSKIGSIKLKLHRQIKGTIKTATIKREGDCWFIIFACEVEDSPKLACTGEAVGIDLGLTHFATLSTGDTIDNPRYFRQSEKKLARAQQKLSRKKKGSKRREKAAKLLGKLHRKVRRQRQDFLHKQSRQLVDTYETIVFEDLQPTNLFRQPKPKQDENGTYLPNGASAKGGLNKSINDAGWSQFQQYCTYKAANAGREVLFVHPRYTSQICSGCGTVKKKDLSERWHSCECGTELDRDHNAAINILRLGQSLQGTRP from the coding sequence ATGTGTAAGCACGCATACAAGTTTAGACTGTATCCAACCAGGAAGCAGGAGCAACTCCTCACCTGGACGCTTGACCGTGCCAGGGAACTCTACAATGCTGCATTGCAAGAGAGAAAAGACGCCTCTCGTATGGCTGGCAAAACGATCAACTACTACGATCAAGCCAACCAATTGCCCGAGATCAAAGAGATGAGGCAAGAGTATCAGCACATCCATAGCCAGGTCCTCCAGGATGTCCTTCGACGTGTCGATAAGGCGATAAAAGCCTTTTTTAGACGAGTCAAGGCCGGTGAAAAGCCAGGCTACCCCAGGTTTCAAGGCCGCAATCGCTATGATAGTTTCTGCTACCCACAAGGAGGCTACTCCCTCACGGCGGATAATCGCATCTGTCTCTCCAAAATCGGCAGCATCAAGCTGAAGCTGCATCGTCAGATCAAGGGAACCATCAAGACCGCCACGATCAAACGAGAGGGCGATTGCTGGTTTATCATTTTTGCCTGTGAAGTGGAAGACTCCCCAAAGCTGGCCTGCACCGGCGAGGCGGTAGGGATTGATCTCGGTCTCACCCACTTTGCCACCCTTTCGACAGGAGACACGATAGACAATCCTCGCTATTTCCGCCAGTCTGAGAAGAAACTAGCCAGAGCTCAACAGAAACTTTCACGTAAAAAGAAGGGCAGCAAGCGCCGCGAGAAAGCCGCGAAACTGCTTGGCAAGCTCCACCGAAAAGTACGACGCCAGCGCCAGGACTTCCTACATAAGCAATCGAGGCAACTGGTGGATACCTATGAAACGATTGTGTTTGAAGACTTGCAACCTACCAATCTTTTCAGGCAGCCTAAGCCCAAACAGGATGAAAATGGCACCTATCTCCCCAATGGCGCGTCTGCCAAAGGTGGCTTGAACAAATCAATCAATGATGCTGGTTGGTCTCAATTCCAACAGTACTGTACCTACAAAGCTGCAAACGCTGGTAGAGAAGTACTGTTCGTTCACCCCCGGTATACCAGCCAGATCTGTAGCGGCTGTGGCACGGTCAAGAAAAAAGACCTGAGTGAACGCTGGCACTCCTGCGAGTGTGGCACGGAGTTAGACCGCGATCACAACGCCGCGATAAACATCCTTCGGCTCGGGCAGAGCCTTCAAGGGACGCGCCCTTGA